The Halococcus sediminicola genome has a segment encoding these proteins:
- a CDS encoding helix-turn-helix domain-containing protein → MTEDWDTISFVIRSQYRVDVLSRLAEGPATPSRIATDEDIAIAHVSRALSGLREDDRGMVELLVSEEQKKGRVYGITEKGEAVWQRLEAENML, encoded by the coding sequence ATGACAGAGGACTGGGATACGATCAGTTTCGTGATTCGCTCGCAGTACCGCGTGGACGTGCTCTCGCGGCTGGCCGAGGGACCGGCGACTCCCTCGCGCATCGCCACCGACGAGGACATCGCCATCGCGCACGTCTCGCGGGCGCTGTCAGGACTGCGCGAGGACGACCGAGGGATGGTCGAACTGCTCGTCTCCGAAGAGCAGAAGAAGGGGCGCGTCTACGGCATCACTGAGAAGGGCGAAGCCGTCTGGCAGCGCCTCGAAGCCGAGAACATGCTCTGA
- a CDS encoding DUF7846 domain-containing protein, with protein sequence MGRLGQRLHRHRFGLAALALALAGALVVWTLSTTVFPYLSLNHDEGVYLQQAGMLLDGQLFLEPPAPEAFRPWFFVESERGLYPKYAPVSAAMFAVGRFLGEYRLALVTIAAANVSLLSLVVAETFRHEGRRFARATGLLAGALLFLSPLFVINSSTFLSYAPTTLWNLLFAAAYLRADRTGSRSLAAFAGLSIGVAFFSRPYTAVLFATPFIVHALWTLREGRPTVFRNGLTAAGGLVGVLVALGYNAVVTGDPLTFPYAAFAPLDGIGFGHRKIFGHGVEYTPDLALRANARVLATFFGRWGVAGALGTLLAACGTVLALVPRKRRNARTAALAGLFVTIPVGNVLFWGNLNILGDLESSGTGLVAFLGPYYHFDLLVPVSGFAAYAGLRGALRFRRLARQRFTPRHARVALVICLLVAGAALAGVTATAMDDPLERNRNVTAEYEAAYQPFENRSLENALVFLPTPFGDWLNHPFQALRNDPDFAGDTVYALAEHQFAVVDAYPNRAYYRYTYGGTWNPTDGDASEGRLRRIEVRAGERLALDSRFGIPNSPESVTVRLASGNNQTYYTAVPENGRLDLRLVADERARLKGAVTPVNGSSIPLSNSLTLSVFVDRGPTGGFGYRVVLPVDERKSGLRALPPTAEVCPAYRCGDGRGTTTTRKGVFVATNLTVQ encoded by the coding sequence ATGGGACGGCTCGGCCAGCGACTCCACAGGCACCGATTCGGTCTCGCGGCGCTCGCCCTCGCGCTGGCCGGCGCGCTCGTGGTCTGGACCCTCTCGACGACCGTCTTTCCGTATCTCTCGCTGAACCACGACGAAGGCGTCTATCTCCAGCAAGCCGGCATGCTGCTCGACGGGCAACTCTTCCTCGAACCACCGGCCCCCGAAGCGTTCCGGCCGTGGTTTTTCGTCGAGAGCGAGCGGGGCCTCTATCCCAAATACGCCCCCGTGTCGGCGGCGATGTTCGCCGTCGGCCGCTTTTTGGGCGAGTATCGCCTCGCGCTCGTCACCATCGCGGCGGCAAACGTCTCCCTCCTCTCCCTCGTCGTCGCCGAAACGTTCCGCCACGAGGGTCGGCGGTTCGCGCGCGCCACGGGTCTCCTCGCGGGCGCGTTGCTCTTTCTCTCGCCGCTGTTCGTCATCAACTCCTCGACGTTTCTCTCGTACGCGCCGACGACGCTGTGGAACCTGCTGTTCGCAGCGGCGTATCTCCGCGCCGACCGCACTGGAAGCCGGTCACTGGCGGCGTTCGCCGGGCTTTCCATTGGCGTCGCCTTCTTTTCCCGGCCCTACACGGCCGTGCTGTTCGCCACACCGTTCATCGTCCACGCGCTCTGGACGCTCCGGGAGGGACGGCCCACGGTTTTCCGAAACGGCCTGACCGCCGCCGGTGGTCTCGTCGGCGTGCTCGTCGCGCTCGGGTACAACGCCGTCGTCACCGGCGACCCGCTCACGTTCCCGTACGCCGCGTTCGCACCGCTCGACGGCATCGGCTTCGGTCATCGGAAGATCTTCGGGCACGGCGTCGAGTACACACCGGACCTCGCGCTGCGGGCGAACGCCCGCGTCCTCGCGACGTTTTTCGGCCGCTGGGGCGTCGCCGGTGCGCTCGGAACGCTGCTCGCGGCCTGCGGGACCGTGCTGGCGCTCGTTCCTCGAAAGCGGCGAAACGCCCGAACCGCGGCGCTCGCCGGCCTGTTCGTGACGATTCCCGTCGGTAACGTCCTCTTCTGGGGCAATCTCAATATCCTCGGCGACCTCGAGAGTTCGGGAACGGGTCTCGTCGCGTTTCTGGGTCCGTACTACCACTTCGACCTGCTCGTTCCCGTGTCCGGGTTCGCGGCGTACGCCGGTCTCCGGGGCGCGCTTCGGTTCCGACGGCTGGCACGGCAGCGGTTCACTCCGCGACACGCGCGCGTCGCGCTCGTGATCTGTCTCCTCGTCGCGGGGGCAGCGCTCGCGGGCGTGACGGCGACCGCGATGGACGACCCGCTCGAACGGAATCGCAACGTCACCGCCGAGTACGAGGCAGCCTACCAGCCCTTCGAGAATCGGTCTCTGGAGAACGCGCTCGTCTTCCTCCCGACCCCGTTCGGCGACTGGCTCAACCACCCGTTTCAGGCGCTGCGCAACGACCCCGATTTCGCCGGCGATACCGTCTACGCGCTCGCCGAGCACCAGTTCGCGGTCGTCGACGCCTACCCCAACAGGGCGTACTACCGCTACACGTACGGCGGAACGTGGAACCCGACGGACGGCGACGCTTCCGAGGGCCGCCTTCGCCGGATCGAGGTTCGTGCCGGCGAACGACTCGCGCTCGATAGCCGGTTCGGAATCCCGAACTCGCCCGAGAGCGTCACGGTCAGACTCGCCAGCGGAAACAATCAGACCTACTACACCGCCGTGCCCGAAAACGGGCGTTTGGATCTCCGGCTCGTCGCCGACGAGCGCGCCCGACTGAAGGGAGCGGTCACGCCCGTAAATGGAAGTTCGATACCCCTATCGAACTCGCTCACGCTCTCGGTGTTCGTCGACCGGGGACCGACCGGCGGGTTCGGCTATCGTGTCGTCCTCCCTGTCGACGAACGGAAAAGCGGTCTCCGCGCGCTGCCGCCGACGGCGGAGGTCTGTCCGGCCTATCGCTGCGGCGACGGCCGCGGCACGACCACGACCCGGAAGGGCGTGTTCGTCGCGACGAACCTCACAGTCCAATAA
- a CDS encoding DUF1616 domain-containing protein, giving the protein MSRDSLSENTTTDRYAESASALGGLPGDLLVVVAYALVAGGLVVVGLPSTLQFLVGIPLALFVPGYTVLAALFPGRPSRNAGQVSSLSGMARSFSSLRSIQQRGVRWGERVALSFGLSLFVVPLLALVLDFATLVFGTDSLYHTAPIVTILVGFSLICAAVGLVRRLRLPRAQRFGVPVGYWISDFVGGLTGSPVDALLNVVLILSVLVGAASMTYALAVPQDGSSATNFYVGTQNGSGDVTLDYPRNLTANQPQQFTVGVQNQEGEPANYSVIVQLQRYDGEEVLTRQELKQFSTSTVPENRTWQRQHTVTPTLAEDDLRLVYLLYQGDPPQNPTEENAYRSVHLSVNVTSGGAGGANGTGGGGPNGSA; this is encoded by the coding sequence GTGTCCCGTGACTCGCTTTCGGAGAACACGACGACCGACCGCTACGCCGAGAGCGCCTCGGCCCTCGGCGGGCTGCCGGGCGACCTCCTCGTCGTCGTCGCCTACGCGCTCGTCGCCGGCGGTCTCGTCGTCGTCGGGCTGCCCTCGACGCTCCAGTTCCTCGTCGGGATTCCGCTCGCGCTGTTCGTTCCGGGCTACACGGTACTGGCGGCGCTCTTTCCCGGTCGCCCCTCGCGCAACGCGGGACAGGTGAGTTCGCTGTCGGGGATGGCTCGGTCGTTTTCGAGCCTGCGCTCGATCCAACAGCGTGGCGTCCGCTGGGGCGAGCGCGTGGCGCTATCCTTTGGTCTCAGCCTGTTCGTCGTGCCGCTGCTCGCGCTCGTGCTCGACTTCGCCACGCTCGTCTTCGGGACGGACTCGCTCTATCACACGGCACCCATCGTCACGATCCTCGTCGGCTTCTCGCTCATCTGTGCGGCCGTCGGTCTCGTCCGTCGCCTCAGACTGCCGCGCGCACAGCGCTTCGGCGTCCCGGTCGGCTACTGGATCAGTGATTTCGTCGGCGGCCTCACCGGCTCGCCGGTCGATGCACTGCTGAACGTCGTGTTGATCCTCAGTGTGCTCGTCGGGGCGGCGAGCATGACCTACGCGCTCGCGGTGCCACAGGACGGCTCGTCGGCGACGAATTTCTACGTCGGCACGCAGAACGGCTCCGGGGACGTCACGCTCGACTACCCGCGCAACCTGACGGCGAACCAGCCCCAACAGTTCACCGTCGGCGTCCAAAATCAGGAGGGTGAACCGGCGAACTACTCGGTGATCGTCCAGCTCCAGCGCTACGACGGCGAGGAGGTGCTCACACGCCAAGAGCTGAAGCAGTTCTCGACGTCGACCGTCCCGGAAAACCGGACGTGGCAGCGCCAACACACCGTCACGCCGACCCTCGCCGAAGACGACCTCCGATTGGTATATCTCCTCTATCAGGGTGACCCGCCACAGAACCCCACCGAGGAGAACGCCTATCGGTCGGTCCACCTCTCGGTGAACGTCACGAGTGGCGGCGCGGGCGGTGCCAACGGAACCGGTGGCGGCGGTCCCAACGGGAGCGCCTGA
- a CDS encoding dolichyl-phosphate hexose transferase has protein sequence MSTSKPYDFEDVSVVMGTYNEAAAVGTVLDSIDEATDGAAEIVCVDGSSDCTPEIAREHGAHVIEQEPRGYGVAVARALRAASRPVIVTTDCDGTYPMDALPEFLDAINRGYDVVSGDRLYHGAATMPAFNRFGNHAFAALASVLLGERVHDTTTGMRAYRREVIENIDWTENTGLSAELLVRPLARGYAVREHPIDYGERLGETTLDPLSGGAAIARSILTVCLEERRR, from the coding sequence ATGAGTACATCCAAACCCTACGATTTCGAGGACGTGAGCGTCGTGATGGGCACCTACAACGAGGCGGCCGCCGTCGGGACCGTGCTCGACTCCATCGACGAAGCTACCGACGGCGCGGCCGAGATCGTCTGTGTCGACGGGTCGAGCGACTGCACACCGGAGATCGCCCGCGAGCACGGCGCGCACGTCATCGAACAAGAGCCACGGGGATACGGCGTCGCCGTCGCCCGCGCGCTCCGCGCGGCCAGCCGCCCAGTCATAGTCACGACCGACTGCGACGGGACCTATCCGATGGACGCGCTCCCCGAGTTTCTCGACGCCATCAATCGGGGCTACGACGTGGTGAGCGGCGACCGACTCTACCACGGGGCGGCGACGATGCCGGCGTTCAACCGCTTCGGCAACCACGCCTTCGCCGCGCTTGCGAGCGTCCTGTTGGGCGAGCGCGTCCACGATACCACGACCGGGATGCGCGCCTATCGGCGAGAAGTCATCGAGAACATCGACTGGACCGAGAACACAGGATTGTCGGCCGAACTGCTCGTCCGTCCGCTCGCGCGCGGCTACGCCGTCCGCGAGCATCCCATCGACTACGGCGAGCGCCTCGGCGAGACCACCCTTGACCCGCTCTCAGGTGGAGCGGCCATCGCGCGCTCGATACTCACGGTTTGTCTCGAAGAGCGCCGTCGGTAG
- a CDS encoding metal-dependent hydrolase — protein MPTEPVAAVPTGAPEVFPWGHVAVGYLCYSLLTHLRGRTPTGAATIALVVGTQFADLVDKPLSWSFDLLPAGVLAHSLFFAIPFSVLVLVVARRLSHTELAGAFVVGYFSHLPADVLPSLATGDPSYWPLFWPAMARPGVDVSDPIVGPGAGAGLLENAAYYMSDFLPMLFSPVGVAYVLFMVGVVTLWLHDGRPGIGIVGRALGRVTGRSSH, from the coding sequence GTGCCAACGGAACCGGTGGCGGCGGTCCCAACGGGAGCGCCTGAGGTGTTCCCGTGGGGCCACGTCGCGGTCGGCTATCTCTGTTATTCCCTCCTGACCCATCTCCGCGGACGCACGCCGACCGGCGCGGCGACGATCGCGCTCGTCGTCGGCACGCAGTTCGCCGATCTCGTCGACAAGCCGCTCTCGTGGTCGTTCGACCTCCTGCCGGCGGGCGTGCTGGCCCACTCGCTCTTTTTCGCCATCCCGTTCTCGGTGCTCGTGCTCGTCGTCGCCCGCCGCCTCTCGCACACCGAACTCGCGGGCGCGTTCGTCGTGGGCTACTTCTCGCATCTCCCGGCCGACGTGCTGCCCTCGCTCGCGACCGGTGACCCCTCCTACTGGCCGCTGTTCTGGCCCGCGATGGCCCGCCCGGGCGTCGACGTCTCGGACCCGATCGTCGGTCCCGGTGCGGGTGCGGGCCTGCTGGAGAACGCCGCCTACTACATGAGCGACTTCCTGCCGATGCTGTTCAGTCCCGTCGGCGTAGCGTACGTACTGTTCATGGTGGGTGTCGTCACACTTTGGCTCCACGACGGGCGTCCTGGCATCGGAATCGTCGGGCGCGCCCTCGGCCGGGTGACCGGCCGGAGTTCGCACTGA
- a CDS encoding GNAT family N-acetyltransferase — protein sequence MSIEIRSATDDDLDKWNSYVERSPQSNPFHLRGSLAALAAHADADLHPLIGFKGQEPVGIFPIFAVERLGISMAFSPPPDLLVSYLGPALLNMGKLKQRKRERRHQRFVDGCIEWIDEQLAPRYTHVRSDYRYTDLRPLEWNGLAASLGHTYTVDLSVGADELLGRFSSDARSNVRDGVPENCTIEEGGERAIRRIVTQVYRRYEAQNKSYGVTPGFVLDLRERLPEGCLRAYVCRVDGRFAGGMITLEDEGTIHRWQGGAKHDAEIPVNDHVDWQIMRDAIERDIDSYDLVGADSRRLNEYKAKFDPDLRTYHEAERAGPAMRLVRAAYLYLR from the coding sequence ATGAGCATCGAGATACGCAGCGCGACCGACGACGATCTGGACAAGTGGAACAGTTATGTAGAGCGCTCGCCGCAGTCGAACCCGTTCCATCTGCGGGGAAGTCTCGCGGCGCTCGCGGCACACGCCGACGCCGATTTACATCCTCTGATCGGGTTCAAGGGCCAGGAACCGGTGGGGATCTTCCCCATCTTCGCCGTCGAGCGACTGGGGATTTCGATGGCCTTCTCGCCGCCGCCCGATCTCCTAGTCTCCTATCTCGGGCCGGCGCTGCTGAACATGGGGAAACTGAAGCAGCGAAAGCGCGAGCGCCGCCACCAGCGGTTCGTCGACGGCTGCATCGAATGGATCGACGAGCAGCTCGCCCCACGCTACACTCACGTCCGCAGCGACTATCGGTACACGGACCTCCGCCCGCTCGAATGGAACGGGCTGGCGGCGTCGCTTGGCCACACGTACACCGTGGATCTCTCGGTCGGTGCGGACGAGCTGTTGGGACGCTTCAGTAGCGACGCGCGGAGCAACGTCCGTGACGGGGTTCCTGAAAACTGCACCATCGAAGAGGGCGGCGAGCGGGCGATCCGGCGCATCGTCACCCAGGTCTATCGCCGGTACGAGGCACAGAACAAGTCCTACGGCGTCACGCCGGGGTTCGTCCTCGACCTGCGCGAGCGCCTGCCGGAGGGCTGCCTGCGCGCGTACGTCTGCCGCGTCGACGGCCGTTTCGCTGGCGGGATGATAACCCTCGAGGACGAGGGGACGATCCACCGCTGGCAAGGCGGCGCGAAACACGACGCCGAGATTCCCGTCAACGACCACGTGGACTGGCAGATCATGCGCGACGCGATAGAACGCGACATCGATTCGTACGATCTCGTGGGAGCGGACTCACGCCGCCTCAACGAGTACAAGGCGAAGTTCGATCCCGACCTCAGAACGTATCACGAGGCCGAGCGCGCCGGCCCGGCCATGCGCCTCGTGCGGGCAGCCTACCTGTACCTTCGCTGA
- a CDS encoding ABC transporter ATP-binding protein, whose product MSGKTTHEPYPEAATDRSRGSAATDTGDTAAATGETGDAVLELTGACKEYGAETAVRDLSLSVREGELLTLLGPSGCGKTTTLRMIAGLETPSAGTITLDGERVADERRSVDPEDRDVGIVFQDFALFPHMTVTENVAFGLTDADAGEKDDRVAELLDLVGLESFGDRTPDQLSGGQQQRVALARALAPEPDILLLDEPFSNLDVRLRVRMREEVRRILDAAGVTAVSVTHDQEEALSISDRVAVLNDGRLEQVGRPEVVFEQPESRFVAEFLGRAGFLSGHVETTGVETAIDTFETARMQGLTDDYAGTDIDVLVRPDDLRANPVEGEGGNGRVVHRQYTGSSFVYRVELDTGDVVHCEHNHTTDIHLDQRVTVAFVADHTLAWYPAE is encoded by the coding sequence ATGTCCGGTAAAACCACACACGAACCGTATCCCGAGGCCGCGACCGACCGCTCGCGCGGGTCCGCCGCGACCGACACGGGCGATACGGCGGCAGCGACCGGCGAAACCGGCGATGCGGTCCTCGAACTCACTGGCGCGTGCAAGGAGTACGGGGCCGAGACCGCCGTGAGAGACCTCTCGCTGTCGGTCCGCGAGGGCGAACTGCTGACGCTGCTCGGTCCCTCCGGTTGCGGGAAGACGACGACCCTGCGGATGATCGCCGGTCTCGAAACACCCAGTGCGGGAACGATCACCCTCGATGGCGAGCGCGTCGCCGACGAGCGTCGTTCAGTTGACCCCGAAGACCGTGACGTCGGCATCGTCTTCCAGGACTTCGCGCTCTTTCCGCACATGACCGTCACGGAGAACGTCGCGTTCGGTCTCACCGACGCCGACGCCGGGGAGAAAGACGACCGTGTGGCCGAACTGCTCGACCTCGTGGGTCTCGAATCGTTCGGCGACCGAACGCCCGACCAGCTTTCGGGCGGGCAACAACAGCGCGTCGCGCTCGCCCGCGCGCTCGCGCCCGAACCGGATATCCTGCTGCTCGACGAACCCTTCTCGAATCTGGACGTGCGCCTGCGCGTGCGGATGCGTGAGGAGGTCCGCCGAATCCTGGACGCGGCGGGCGTCACGGCGGTGTCGGTAACTCACGACCAGGAGGAGGCGTTGTCGATCTCAGATCGGGTCGCCGTCCTGAACGACGGCCGCCTCGAACAGGTCGGCCGGCCCGAGGTCGTCTTCGAACAGCCAGAGTCCCGGTTCGTCGCCGAGTTCCTCGGACGGGCGGGCTTCCTCTCGGGCCACGTCGAGACGACGGGCGTCGAGACGGCCATCGACACCTTCGAGACCGCGCGCATGCAGGGACTCACCGACGATTATGCGGGGACGGACATCGACGTACTCGTGCGACCGGACGACCTCCGGGCGAACCCGGTCGAGGGTGAGGGCGGCAACGGTCGCGTCGTCCACCGTCAGTACACCGGCTCGTCGTTCGTCTATCGCGTCGAACTCGACACCGGTGACGTCGTTCACTGTGAACACAACCACACGACCGACATCCATCTCGACCAGCGCGTGACCGTCGCGTTCGTCGCCGACCACACGCTCGCGTGGTATCCCGCCGAGTGA
- a CDS encoding ABC transporter permease, giving the protein MSTLQSRIDIDRATVLRGGLLALAGVIALAVVAPIAWLVVRAFDMGIGSALSLLSSPSTVQITVNSALLVAAVTAGSVLLGVPLAVLTARTDLPFRRFWTVVLALPLVVPSYIGAFAFVSAFGPRGTLADLLAPLGIESIPTIYGLQGTVLVLTLFVYPYVFLTTRAALLSFDASQVEAARTLNHSYLGAFRRIVLPQIAPGIAAGALLVGLYTLSDFGTPSIMHYDVFTRMIFVEYNAFGQDRAALLSVLLLGLTVAILAVESHLSTDDGNAYAGGRRGTTISLGGWKWPALAFCALVVALCLLVPLGVLAMWLFRGGPGYSAGGFTFQWSYGLNSVAVAALAALVATLAALPVGYLSARTDGPLTDLFDRMTYLGYAAPGIVIGFALVYFGVRYLPGLYQTLPLLVFAYVVRFLPQAVGTTQSSVLHVDGSLLEAARTLGHSPLSTFRRVTLPLIAPGVVAGAALVFLTTMKELPATLLLHPTEFKTLVTYIWQVQGAGYYGAAAVPALVLVAVSGLSMLVILTQEGDDVR; this is encoded by the coding sequence ATGAGCACTCTCCAGAGTCGTATCGATATCGACCGTGCAACCGTCCTCAGAGGGGGACTGCTGGCGCTCGCCGGGGTGATCGCACTCGCGGTCGTCGCACCGATCGCGTGGCTCGTCGTCCGCGCGTTCGACATGGGCATCGGGAGCGCGCTCTCACTCCTTTCATCGCCATCCACGGTGCAGATCACGGTCAACAGCGCGCTGCTGGTGGCGGCGGTCACCGCCGGCTCGGTACTGCTCGGCGTGCCGCTCGCGGTGCTGACCGCGCGCACCGATCTTCCGTTTCGGCGCTTCTGGACCGTCGTGCTGGCACTTCCTCTCGTGGTACCGAGCTACATCGGTGCGTTCGCGTTCGTCTCGGCGTTCGGTCCGCGGGGCACCCTCGCCGACCTGCTCGCGCCGCTCGGAATCGAGTCGATTCCGACCATCTACGGACTGCAGGGAACGGTGTTGGTCCTCACGTTGTTCGTCTATCCCTACGTCTTCCTCACCACGCGCGCGGCGCTGCTCTCGTTCGACGCCTCGCAAGTCGAGGCTGCCCGAACCCTGAACCACTCCTATCTCGGCGCGTTTCGCCGTATCGTCCTGCCCCAGATCGCGCCGGGCATCGCCGCCGGCGCGCTCCTCGTGGGTCTCTATACCCTCTCGGATTTCGGCACTCCTTCTATCATGCATTATGATGTCTTCACGCGCATGATATTCGTCGAGTACAACGCCTTCGGCCAGGACCGGGCGGCGCTCCTGTCGGTGCTTTTACTGGGTCTCACCGTCGCCATCCTCGCTGTCGAGTCGCACCTCTCGACCGACGACGGGAACGCCTACGCGGGCGGGCGGCGCGGCACCACCATCTCGCTGGGCGGCTGGAAGTGGCCGGCGCTCGCGTTCTGTGCGCTGGTCGTCGCGCTGTGTCTGCTCGTCCCGCTCGGCGTGCTGGCGATGTGGCTGTTCCGCGGCGGACCGGGCTATTCGGCCGGTGGCTTCACCTTCCAGTGGTCCTATGGGCTCAATTCCGTGGCCGTCGCGGCGCTCGCGGCGCTCGTGGCGACGCTTGCGGCGCTGCCGGTCGGCTACCTCTCGGCGCGGACCGACGGCCCCCTCACCGACCTGTTCGACCGGATGACCTATCTCGGCTACGCCGCACCTGGTATCGTCATCGGCTTCGCGCTCGTCTACTTCGGCGTGCGTTACCTGCCCGGACTCTACCAGACCCTTCCCCTGCTGGTCTTCGCCTACGTCGTGCGATTCCTCCCGCAGGCGGTCGGCACCACACAGTCGTCGGTACTGCACGTCGATGGCTCGCTGCTCGAAGCCGCGCGCACGCTCGGCCACTCGCCGCTTTCGACCTTTCGGCGCGTGACGCTCCCGCTGATCGCGCCGGGCGTCGTCGCGGGCGCGGCGCTGGTCTTTCTCACCACGATGAAGGAGTTACCCGCGACGCTCCTCTTGCACCCCACGGAGTTCAAGACGCTCGTGACGTACATCTGGCAGGTCCAAGGCGCAGGGTATTACGGGGCGGCGGCCGTACCGGCGCTCGTGCTCGTCGCCGTCTCCGGACTCTCGATGCTCGTCATCCTCACGCAGGAGGGCGATGATGTCCGGTAA